AACGAAAGCATCAGCTCACCGGCAAGTCGGAGAAGGTGACGATTGATGACGCGTGCGCGTTCCTCTGCCACTTTGCCAACGGTTCGCTCGGGCTATTCGAATCGACTCGCTATGCCCGCGGTCACAAGGCGCTGTATACGTTCGAAGTGAACGGCGAAAACGGTTCGCTAAAGTGGGATCTACACGACCTGCACCGCTTGCAGTGGTTCGACTATCGCGTCGAAGGTCCGCTACGCGGCTGGGCCAGCATTCACGTCACCGACGGCGATCATCCCTACATGGGCAAGTGGTGGGTACCGGGCCTGGCCATCGGTTACGAGCACAGCTTCGTCCATCAGGTAAAAGACTTCCTCGAAGGTCTGGGAAGCGGCAAGCCTGCTGGGCCGACCTTCCGCGATGCACTCGAAACGCAAAAGGTTTGCGATGCCGTGCTCGACAGTGCCAAGAGTGGCAGCTGGAAGAAGGTCTAACAGAAATTACTCGTGTCAACTGAGCCGGAAGCGTCAGCGCCCGGAGAGCACCGAAGTTGTTGCTGCGGGAAATTTTCCGGGCGCTGACGCTTCCGGCTCAGTCAATTGACGTCGAACGGATTCATCATGCACCTGCTCATCGGCACTGACGAAGCTGGTTACGGTCCCAACCTGGGGCCGCTAGTCGTAGCTGCGAGTGCCTGGCAAGTGCCACAGAACATTGGCCCTGCAGATCTTTACGAGCATTTGCAGGAGTTGATTGCAGTCGAGTGTGGGAAGCACGAAACTCGAATGGCGATTGCCGATTCCAAGGCACTCTATTCACCCGGGAGTGGCCTCGCCGCGCTCGAGTGCGGTGTACTCAGTTGCCTGGCTCTGCTGGGCGAACAACCTCGTTCGACGACCAGCTTGTGGAACTCGCTCGCCGCGCACTGCCAGTCCGAGCGGGCTTCACTGGCCTGGCATGTGGCCGAAGACGAACAGCTGCCGATTGACGCCTGCCCACAGCGAATTGGCCACTGCACCGAGTCGCTCGGCGCGGGCCTCCAAAGCCTCGATGTGAGCCTGAAGTCGATTCGCGCAGCAGCGGTCTTTCCGGAAAAGTTTAATGCCGAGGTCGAGCGGCACGAGAACAAGGCGACGGTTCTCTCCCTTGTCACCTTGGAACTGATTAGGGGACTGCTCGACGATCTGCCGGGAACACCGGTCATCGTCACTTGCGATAAGCATGGCGGCCGCGACCGCTATGCTCACTTGATTCAGCATGTCTTCGGCGATGAGCCGGTTCGCGTGCTGCGTGAATCGAAAGCCGCCAGCGCCTATCGCCTGCACTATGCCGGCCGGCAAATCGAATTGCAGTTCCTCGCTAAAGGAGAACGGATGCTGGCCGCAGCGCTTGCCTCGATGACGGCCAAATACCTGCGCGAAATCTCGCTCCGGCCGTTCAATCGTTTCTGGCAGCAGCACGTCCCTGGCCTCAAGCCCACGGCCGGCTATCCCAACGATGCTCGCCGCTTCAAGGCTGAAATATTGGCCGTTCAACAACAGCTTGGGATTACAGATCGCATTCTTTGGCGCTGCCGCTAAGCCTCGCCCTGCAATCCTTAGTTCACCATCTTCATCAGTAGGTTCATTTCTTCCTTGCTGCCGACGCACAGTGGCGTGCGCTGGTGGACTTCGGTGGGCTGGATGTCGAGAATCCGCTGCTTGCCGTTGGTGGCAACGCCCCCGGCCTGTTCGGCGAGGAAGGCGATCGGGTTCGCTTCGTAGAGTAACCGTAGTTTGCCGCTCGCATGGGACTTGGTGGGCGGATAGAGAAACACGCCACCCTTGAGCAAGGTGCGATGAAAATCGGCCACCAGCGAGCCGATGTAACGCGACGAATAGGTCCGCCCCGTCTCGCCCGAACGAAGCAGCCCCAAGTACTTCTTATAACCTTCGGGAAAACTATCAAAATTCGCTTCGTTGCAGCTATATTGCTTGCCAGCGTCCGGCATCACAATCCGCTCATGGCTGAGCAGATACGCGCCAATCGCCGGGTCAAGCGTGAAGCCGAATACACCGTTCCCCGTGGTGTAAACGAGCATCGTCGAGGAACCATACACCACATATCCGGCCGCCACTTGCTTATAACCGGGCTGGAGCACATCGGTGGCAATATCGCGTTGGCCGGTGGGATCGGGCTCGCGGCGTAAGACCGAAAAGATCGTCCCCACGCTCACGTTCACATCGATATTACTTGAGCCATCGAGCGGGTCGAATACGACGACATACTTACCGTGAATCCGATCGCGCTCGACGACCACGGGAGTTTCGTCTTCTTCCGAGGCCATGATCGCGACGTTGCCACGGTTCCCCAGGAACTTCATCATGGCGTGATTAGCCA
Above is a window of Anatilimnocola aggregata DNA encoding:
- a CDS encoding ribonuclease H family protein; the protein is MHLLIGTDEAGYGPNLGPLVVAASAWQVPQNIGPADLYEHLQELIAVECGKHETRMAIADSKALYSPGSGLAALECGVLSCLALLGEQPRSTTSLWNSLAAHCQSERASLAWHVAEDEQLPIDACPQRIGHCTESLGAGLQSLDVSLKSIRAAAVFPEKFNAEVERHENKATVLSLVTLELIRGLLDDLPGTPVIVTCDKHGGRDRYAHLIQHVFGDEPVRVLRESKAASAYRLHYAGRQIELQFLAKGERMLAAALASMTAKYLREISLRPFNRFWQQHVPGLKPTAGYPNDARRFKAEILAVQQQLGITDRILWRCR
- the fbp gene encoding class 1 fructose-bisphosphatase, with protein sequence MLLQTVQQHLQEEQRRHYPQASGEFSWLLSGITLATKIIAANVRRAGITADVLGATDTENVQGEVQQKLDVLANHAMMKFLGNRGNVAIMASEEDETPVVVERDRIHGKYVVVFDPLDGSSNIDVNVSVGTIFSVLRREPDPTGQRDIATDVLQPGYKQVAAGYVVYGSSTMLVYTTGNGVFGFTLDPAIGAYLLSHERIVMPDAGKQYSCNEANFDSFPEGYKKYLGLLRSGETGRTYSSRYIGSLVADFHRTLLKGGVFLYPPTKSHASGKLRLLYEANPIAFLAEQAGGVATNGKQRILDIQPTEVHQRTPLCVGSKEEMNLLMKMVN